The DNA segment GCAACTCGAATTGATACCTTGATCACATCTATATAAAAAcgttttctttttcaatttattttgattaatttataaattcaacAAGTACAATGTAATTATAtacttgtttaaaaaaaaaaacagacacgacattatattttaaatttattgtcaTATCAATCTAACCAACCTCTATAGGATGAAATAAAGGTATGATTGGACTATTGGATTGATAGtggttaattttaattaatcttacaTTATTTTACTTAATACATATGCAAAATCATTGTGGATTtatgaattcaaaatatttgatgaacAATAGAGACAAGCCGATGAAACTTGTTCCTTTGTATAGAAACATTTAGGGTATGTTTGATTTTAGGAAAATACAGTGAAAATGTCGGAAttggaaatagaaaataatagtagtcttttctttaaaatagaaagggaagagaaaaagtgaaaaaaataaaataaaaaattaaaatcattaaatcattttatacattttatttagaaatgtataaatttttatttacttcttaattatatttgattttttttttcatattttgtacgttgaaaatcaaatatgagaaaattatttttcttaatttttttttttagtatttttcaagaaccaaacacacCTTTTagagaaattttgaaatatatttggATAGTTATcgatatttaaaatattatttacttttttttatgggaatacaaatcttttcaattttcaaattcaccattttatttattttaattaccaaaatttttaatttctttatttcaaattgAGGACAACTTGTCTTCCTCTTATGCAAAGCCATGTGACAAGTGTCACAATTGGAGTTTCATGGAATTATTACCAAGTACAATTAACACTAatttaaataggcaaaaaaggcagaggcatttttatttatacaagTAAGCTGTGATCACATCTTCCACTATATGTTTTCCATCAGCTGTTAGTGCTATATATGGAGAGAGACTCATCCACTCTGCAGAaaagtaaacaaataaaatgggaTTCAGAATGGGAGAAATCAAACTGCTACTCTACTTCTGGgatcctcctcctcctcctcctcctcctcctcctcccacAACCATTGTGAGTTgtggctgctgctgctgctctTTTTCCTCTCCTTCTGCTTCCCTTTCTTCCATGTTTGCTTCTGATTGCTGCCGATGATATCGGAGTATTACCAGAGCTATAAATGCTGCCCACAGAACATCATGAACTACATTTTAGGTAGAGAAAATGATGCAACTTTTCTAACATCTTATAATTTCCAGAATTTAACAAGACTTCTGCAATTGATATGTAAACCCCACCTGCAAAAATCCGTGTTTTTATAGCAGATAGATTCCAAAATACTGTGACTGCTGATGCTGCAACTATCTTCTTGTGAGAGCAGGCTCCCCATGCTTCCACCACCCACCCTTTCAAGTACTCAACTGCATCAACAATAACACAGTTTCGATATCTCATGACAAACTAGAAAGCAAAACAAAGGGAGCAAGGGCTTGGCTTGTTGTTTCTATATACCTCGCGTGTTTATCTGAGCAGAGTAGCAAGAGTAAAGCTTTGGGATGGTGAAGCTGATGAAAAACCCTGCTCACATTAATGCACATCATTATCCATTTTCCAAATCTATTTTCCAAAGGGTCACtatagattttcttttttttctgggGTCCTGAGATCTTACCGAGTGCACAGAGTCTCCTTACTGTTAGAAGATGGCCATACTCAGCTCCCACAAGGAAGAATGGGGCAACCTGAAACACGAAAAATTGGCTGATTTGATCACCCTTTTGAGCAATCTGAAGCATTGTATTATTACAGTAGGAGGAGTGAATTGTTGTGAATACCTTGAGGGTCATGGATGGTTCCCCTGAAAAAAGTTGTATTGTCTTTGAAATGGCAAGATTTGTAGCTGGAAGTATAGCTCTGGCCACTCGCAAAATGTCGTCTTCCTTGAGCTTAAACTCGCGTCTCTTTTCAACATTATCCCTGTTTATCAACCCTTGACGTCACTCAGAAAATACTGCTACATTGATAGGAATCATAACATGAGGTGATGAATTCAGTTTCTACCTTTGGTACAGTGAGTTTGAGAAGAACGACAAACCGAGAAATAAAAGTCCCAGCTGGGAGATTGCCGAGAAAATACTGAAAACATGAAATCCCCAGTTCTTAGATTCTTTAGATCGCAAgaatattgaagaaaattgaGATACTGAGATAGAGGAGCAGTGTGGTGGATACCTAAAGCTTATTCCTCTGGTAAAACAGGAGGAGAGGAAGCAAACAGAACCAAAACCGAACCAAAAGCTTGATTTGGAAGCATCTTTCCACATTATCAAATCAGTGACTAGCTGCCCGATTCTGTGTAGGTTACTGAGGTCATCTTCATTGGCTTCTGAAACCAGCATCAGCCAAAGGGTGGTAAATCAAATCATACAAAGGGCTAAAGAATGAAACAGagcaaaacagaggaaaatagATGAATTCAGACGTACTTGGAGATGAACTTGAAGAAGGAACAGAGGGAACCAAACTCAACTTCTCCTTCCTCGACCGCCCGCTATGCCGCCTTTTCCTCAACTTTCCCATCTCCTCCGCCATACCAAAATCCTTGTCTTCTCTCACATCTTGCTCCACCCTCCTCCGAGGCCTTCGGGTATTCCTCGGAGAAGCACACCCCAATACCCCCATCTGGCTAATTCTGCTCTTGCACCGCCTTCGAGATCCAGTGGCCTCTAGAGGCTCTTCCCCCATGTCTATCCTTTCAGTGAGCCGGGTTCTCGATCTTCGAAGCGGCGAAGGCGAAAGAAGTAAGAGTTCGTGGAGAGGAAGAGGATTAGAAGGAGACAGAGTTTTACTTGGTGACAGTGTGCTGAGATCGAGAGAGATTTTAGGCCTTTCTTGGCCTCCTTGATCGATTTCCCCAATCCGAGCGGGGCGGGAGGCTGATTTAGTCCCAGATCGAGGCTCAGATTGGTGAGAGAGAGGTGGAGAGTCCATGGTTGAGCTTGAACTTTGTGTATGGATTGAGTGAAGACTGAGGGTTTTGGGAGATCTGCTAGGGTATTGAAGTAGGGTTTAGGGAAATATAGCCGTTAGAGttatgttttgaattttttagcgAGGCAGGTGGGTCTGTGCCTCTGTGGCCTCAACGGTAGGAAATTAGTGGCCGGCCGTTTGTTTGTCCCGTTTATGGGGTCCCATGATTTGTGAAAGTAACATTGGAGCCGTTGATGTTGTATGAACACGTGCTCTAAGCCGTTGGATTCATCTTTcatacaatttttcttttctttttccatacttttttttttttttgcaatttcaACATTTTTGTAGCTTTACCAATTTTGTAACCTTTCCCCAAAATGCTTGTaaataatatgatttacatcttttgatttcttaatttataagaataatatatcgtgatttttttttttattttataaataattgtcTCCTTCTGGACAAGTTAAAACAAGGACATGATGTGGAAACTTTATAGTATCTTTATATCTCTAATAAATGTTGTTTGGTAagacaatttaataatttaacttaaattattaaatagattaagattatatttatttttttaacttaatgttAAATGTAAATTGCTATCAGActtaaaaagtttgtttttaacttttctttacttattagttattttataaatacttaatattgaatattaaaaataattttttgaaacaatcaAAACATTATCTCGACATGACTCTTATCTAATCAATACTTAATacttaacaaaaataaagtaataaaaaaaataacttaatacttaatactattaagttttaaagttaagtgaaattaagttttatttacatttaagtgaaaaataaaataaaagatgaattatgaatataaagttataatcataaaatatacATTCATTGAATatgggtaaacaaaataaaagaattttgatttaatattgaaagttatttttactcTAAGctgtgatattaaattattttattaaatatacttaatccatttaatgattttaattaagTCAACAAATCATATTAAGTGATTAAGTTGATTTAACAAATACCTTCTTAATAAATCTCTTTTacaaacattattttatatttactattccttttttatagtaaatatttttttaattgttttatgaaTTGACAATACTTTTAATAAGGATacttaagaaatatttattgaaggtaaatattaataatttgatcatttagaaaaaaaaataaattaatttgatcaaattaccaaaatatttaaagtagaaataaagtaataaattttaagtcaataattaaaaaatgatgaaacttaaagttaatttaaaccattaaataataagtattaaagttTATAAAATGACATCTTAATAAACTCACTTAATAGCTTGAAGACTTAATTTAAGTGTTTAAGCACGCTAAATATTTtgggtaaaataatttaatattgaaatttaaagtaaataagttaaaataaataatcttttctAGATGGTGTAAGGGGGAAAGAGATTTGTTTTTACTCctgtattttttatatacacgtTTGGTAAGATCATTTCCATCTTGTATACATCCAATTAATTTAGAGTATGTGGGAATGagaatgataaatcaatttcatttcttatttattattaaatttggattataattaaaaatggtaataaaaaattattttcatggaaaattcattcttataGAAACCAAGAGTCTATTTGGTTGcctatttaaaaattgtttctaaaaatttataataatgtttTTGCAGTGgttttttagaaacaatttttacaaagtgaaatagagaatgatttttataaaataaacttaaaataatatataaaaataatttcttagttttaaattaattttttatcctacttTGTTTTCGCTTTCCTTTtacctttctttttctcatatttttatcaaaattttcaagaatcaaacacTATCTTAaagactatgtttgattctaggaaaatgctaagaaaaaaaaatttaaggaaaataattttctcgggttttactataaaaaaaaaatcaaatataattaaaattaattaaaaatgtatatatttttaaattatttaatcttactataatagaaaaaaataagtaaaatgaacttaaatatataaaaataatttattaaatttaaacttattttttctttctttctcattttcccttttcccttgaattttccgggaaccaaactgTTTGGCATTCTACTCTGCTTGTACAAACCATAgaatcaaaaactgttttttctCATACCTTACTTCCACTTGCAAGATTATTGGAAGGCTGACAAATTTTATCTTGAAAGATATTGTCAATTGATTGATCCTTGTGTCCACAGTTTTCTAGTcatccatttttctttcttccatccAACATAATTTTCCATTCTTCCCAGTAGTTATTACACTGCTGATCCATATTTGCCACCAAGCTAGTAGCACAGATCTTAAGTTCCGAGAAGTCCATACATTTAATAGAATTGTTCCCTCAAATTTTGAGGATACAATAACAGACAGTTTAATGTCTATTGGCACCTTACAGATCATGAGATTCAACAAACATTGAATTGATCTGAGATGAAGTCTTTATTCCTTCTTGGCATGCCTCTGGTAGAAGGCTTTGATCCTTCCAAGTCCATCTTCGAGGGAAGGTGGATCAATGGCAAAAGTTACCCGAAGCCAGTTCTTCATTCCCACAGATACACCTGCAACAAATATCCCAAAATTATTAGACCCACTTTGTTTTTGTTATCCAATATACAAGCAACTAAAACTAATGTAGGGCTGCAACTCTGATGGATTCAGTCCGGTTGATGGCTAACGCAAACCTAACTtgaattaagaaacaattaatCTAAGTCCAACCCAACTCGCCCTTTAATATAAGGTTCTCAACCTTATTTTTCTAAGTTCAAATTAAGTTTGAATTATATAGaataatatacattataaatattataaaaatatcaaatcggTCTAGAGTTAGGCTTTGGTTATCGGATCATTGACCCATGTCTAACCCAAATTGAGTTAGGTTGAAAAAAATAGACTCAAGTCTGTCCAAAGATCAAGTTGGGTCGGAGCAACCTAAGCTAACCAAGGTTGCTTGCTTCTTACCTGGAAGGACAATCACTGATTCCTCTTTAGACAGCTTCATACAGAACTCTACATCATCATCAATATCCTCCAATAGAGACAGGTTCAACTTGACCTGAAAAGAAACCGTAATTGAGAATAATCTTCATCTCAATATTCTGAAGTGCAAACTATATCATGTTTTCCTTCTCCCTTTACCATTACAAACATGGATCCTTCCGGCTTCTGTGGGCAAGTAATGCAGGGGATACCCTTAATTCTGTCATGAATTATGTCGGCACATTCTCTGAGTATGCTGATAGTGTTTGAGAAGAAATCCTCTTTTGTTTTCTCCAGGATCTCAGGGATTGCACCCTGATAAATGAACCAAATCATTGATCAGTGTGTTCGATCTCTTTAAgaaatgaagaacaaaaaaaaaaaaatggcatggTCCCTTACAAACCTGAATAAAAGTTGCGGGATCAGAAGAAATATTGAGACAGCTTATAATGCTCTCAACAACCTGAGATGAAAAGCAACAAAGATATAAGTTGAGTGTTCTATAACCAGGAAGTTTCCTACCTAGTCAATGTTTCCAATTCTACTACACATGGGATCATATACTGAAATTAAGTTCAAATTCATGCTTTATTACCGTATTCTTCTTGGGATAGTgttagatttttcattaaaaatgagTAGGTTTATGTAAAGGCCCACTCCCtcccatgtagatattgtttggaGTAAGGCCAACAAGATATCATTGTTTTAAAACGTGTCTACATGGTAAAGAGGAGTTTATTCACATATAGTATTAAGAACTTCTTCCCTATCTGATATGACCCCACAATCACAATGTTCTTGTTATGTCCCATGAGATTGGAAGATCAGATAGACGTTTCTTTCTTATATGGACGGATAGACATAGTTCCACACTAAGGTCAGAGATTTGCTCTGATACTATTTGTGACAGCTCACTCCCTCCCATATAGATATTAACGGCTTTGAGCCTAATAAACTATAAcgattttaaaatgcatctatATGGTTACGGGGAACTTATATAGATATGTATAGAGTACTCAATACTTTTTCACCTATTCAATGAGGTTATATCCATACAATCCTAGAATTATATATgcatattaaaatatgaagtcAAAAGAGAATTATAAGTGGCAAAAGAGGACCCCAGATTTGTGAAGGATGCCATTGAGGTCATTTGTCACGAGCCAACCGAGTCTCCAACCAGGAACAACCCATCTCTTTGATATAGAACCAACTGTAACGATGGGCACAATCGATCCAAACACTCCCATAGGTACAAAAGGTTTACTACCAAAAGCAAGATGGCCGTAAACTTCATCAGAAATCACCATAATCCCAAGATTTCTTGCCGTTTCTGCAACCTGAAACTCAAAAAACCATTAACCAACTTATGATAAATCAACAAGTTTATGATAAATGGAATGTTGCCACATAATCCACCTTCTTCAAGTGTTCATATGTGAAGACACTGCCAGAAGGATTTCCGGGGTTTACGATAACCATGGCAACAGTGTTTTCATCTGCAAGAGCTTTGACTGCCTCAAGATCGACCTCCCAACCCTGCTCTGGAAGAAGGTCAAAATGGCGGACCTCGAGATTGTCAGCTGCAGCTCGGGCTTCATAGTATGGGAAGCCAGGTCTAGGTAGGAGAATGTTGGCACCAGGGCGTGCCAGTACTTGTATCATTATTTCAATTGCCTGAGTACATCCAATTGTGAGATAAATATCATCTGGTGATAGCTGGTATGGAAGATCCCTAGAGAGATACTCTGCAACAGCCCTGTTAACAAAATCTAAGTATTAAGCATCATCTGGTCGAGTAGACTAATACGAAACTTTGTGAAATCAAACAATTATCGTCATTGATTGCCCTTCAacgattatttgattaaaagagatgaaataattGATATCATAAAAGTAACCTTTCACATGTTTCGACAGTTGGATTGTTTATCGATACTTTTACAAGAAAAGATGAAATGCATTTATGTCCAAAAGAGAAGCATTTTTAGACTCAAACATGGAAGAGATTACTTTTGCAATATCGGGACTATTTAATCCTCTTAATCAACTCATGTCACACTCACAACAACAATAGCACCTACCATTTGGGCAGGACTAACCATAGGACCTGAACTCATGTCACACTCATAAGAAGTCAAAATAAGGAAACCATCTATGTTTGTTCACATATCACTCTAGCTACTACCATTTCTCTAAGGAAGCCCTTGTCAAATGCCAAGAAGATTTCAAAATGGATTTTTGGGAGAAAAGGGTTCCAAAATTCATGATCATAAACAAAAATCTCCAAGCCACCCGTGAGTGGGGTTTATGCCCACCATTCATTACTGCAGTATGAGGTCAGTGACAATGCATGGCAACCTGGAATTGTCCTTCCAAGTTCCGAATAAGGCCAGAGATACAGAGGACTGTGTGCCAACTGTGACAACATGCTGCAGTGTAAGCAGACAAGCTTCACCTGGGTTTTGTGGCTGGAATCAACACTCGCTATCTGTCAAATTTTGAACGTTTTTTTTCCTAATGTTTGAGCAGTACACACACTACAAACTTTCATACTAACAAACCCACATCGGAAAGCAATTCAGACagagataataataaataaataaaatctgcatataataattaatttaataataatgaagacaaaaaattaaacagtataaattatggaaaaagagagagaaaagaatcTGGCAGTATAGTGGGGGCAAACAGAACCACGTCCACACAAATATCTACGAGTATAAGACAAAATCTCCAGCTTCAAAATACAAGGATTCAAGATTCCTCtatcaaaattgaaatttcaatatgtaataagaaataatataatttttttttttagaaatatgtatatttttctGTAGTTGCATCCGTACCGTACACGTGGAGAAAAGGGTAGCCAGATGAAGTGGAAGAAAGGCATACCTCCTGGCAGGGAGAAGACCGACGGTGGGGGCATACGAGTTGAACTTGGCCGACCGGACGGCGTCAGCGATGGCGTCTTCGGCCACCGGAGTAGTCCGGAAACAGGGAAACGCCGATGGATCGCCGTGGCCAAGAGGAATAACAGGCCTGTTATCTTCTTCACTGAGATTTGACATAACTTTGCCTAGAACTCCTCTTATGGTGACGGCGGCTGCCATATTCAGCTCTTGGTTTCCTTGGAAACCCCATCTCTTCTTCGATCCATTCTCCATTTCCtccttctttctctttctctttctctttctctttctctttctctttctctggGGTTGTGTTGTTTGTTTCTCGGAATTTTAGAGCGAGAAAGAGAGAATTTACTGCAAGAGACTTCTCCACGTTCTTTCTATATATTATATACGATTGTGGTTTGTTCACGAGGAGCCCGACACGTGAAGCGCACGTGTCATGGTAAACCttgtaaaaagattaaaaatgtccaaaaataatatttcaaaaacattatatgaaacatataaagtaaattacttaattttctatattattttaaaaaaaaaattataaatttaataacctcctatatatgtatatattaataaatgaaaattaaataaataaataattttttttttactaaatttgttttaataaaaataaattaacatataacaacaaaacttaaaaaaaaaaagttgaagtcAAAACTGTAAGCTTaaccttatttatttttaaaaatattaaatttttattctaacattttttattatttattttttaaagtgatattaataaataatcaaatcatAGTTTATTTtagaacataatttttttattggtagtaagttaaataatttttttatttttagtaatgatttatatttttaaaaataacatttttattacacaacctaataaatataaattgcaTTTATGGAAAAAAAGTGGCCATGCTATCCTTATTGTTACAATCTTATTTAGGTGAGAATTAGATGTAAATAAATGAttgcatttaatatatatattattttaaattattttttatcatataaatatttgaaaaataaatatattttcttaatttcaaaacTTGAATTAGCCAAAATGTTAAAAGAGTTTGTTAGGAGAGAATTTTCTTTGCTTTATATAAACTTTTTTGCTTAATTGAAAGAAAAGTACAGGTTGATTTTACGTGACATGTAATTTTGCCAATAAGATTTGAGAGTTCAACCATATCAGTCTTTGTCAAGTATTGGATGCAGCTTCCTGCTTCCTCATGCCTATGTCTaattgcttatttatttattttattaattattaaaaaaaattgagaataattctcaattgttttcaaaaataaaattttatttgaaaacttcaaCATGAATAGCATGGTTTTAGAACAAATTCTCGAGAAACTATTTTCTATCATAGATTTGttaacatgttttttaaaataaaaaattgtttttaagaatagttttcaaatagGATTTACTCCTTCCTTTTTCAAGTTATACTTATAATGttgagttttgggtcaaaacagtctttttatgggaaaaaaaattaaatttaacaattttgcctaatttatgttaaaaatgatcTTTTTATTGCCATGTAGCagttatatcattaaaaaaaatattttaaaaaaaacatttaagatGAAAGCCAATACAATAAGATCAAATCCTACGATGTTATCCCATATTAATGTATCAAAAGCATAAGCTTATTTGAGCACTCTAATTTCTTCGAAGTAACAACATCGAAGGCACGACTCGACCAATTAAGGTCAAGAGTGCATCACCGATAGAAGGGATGAGATGACATGTGTGCACTGCAAGGTGGATCAGTTGACCTATCCCAAGTCTCAATTATCAATTGaggtttcaattaaaaaataaaaattcaattgttAATTacgatttcattttttaacttaaaacctcACTTACTAATtgaggttttattttttgagaaggATGATATGACACTCACGTGATTGAAAAGTGGTGGTAACTCATCAAACCGGAGATTTTAAACCAAAATTCTATCATTTGAAACATTCAAagaatttatgatatatatataagtcaTTGTCTTTTGTCTAAGTCTGTAACATTCTTGATGTAACATTCTTGACAATTTGAAGTAGTGGAGTTGTCTTTTGGGAAAAGGTGGGTgtaccattattattagggGGAATTACAATGTCTTCCCATTTATAAATAAAGCCAAAGTATGCTACGTATGTGATGTGATGTAACGCTTTCTTTTTGAACCAAGAtaaacataagaaataaaatattgaaacacGATCTTTTATAAGTATGGTGCATTGGATGCATAAACAAAGGTAAGACAATTCAATTTGTTTTGTCGATTCTAGATATGTGAATAAcatattgtcttttttttttttctaagtcttTGAGGTTAAAAGCATTTTCCATGATAATGAATTAATGATAAGGCATTGGCAATGGATAGATGAAACTCAATTTAACGGGAGTAGGGATATTTGAATAGAACGGCAAAATAACTTTGAAATTGGAAACATGGTTCCGTTTgagaagtattttcaaaaaaagtcgtgaaaaacaatttttaaaagttattctcTAATGTTCTCCTTATGGGACGCTCACAATCGTCTCCTAGTGTTGTCTAGATCATAGCAAAATGACACAAGAGTTATGTAGTCTAGTATTTACCAGATGGACATAAATCAATCGAGTACTAAACATTCCTACCTGACAAGCATTAACTACAACAGATATTGAACTGTCATGATTGGCGTAACCGTTATCAAgttaaaatattagttttttagGTTCATCAAATCATGACAACAATTATGGATCAACAATCATTGACATTAAAGACATTAGCGCTCAATTAAAGGCACCATTAAAGCACCTAAGAAGGCATTAAACTTGGACAAGATTAAATAACCACTTTTGGACACAAGAAAGGTATACTGCTACTTTTCCAAGAAATCTATATTGTTCAAGTCTTCACTCTTTGACTTAAGTTTCAAAAGGGTGTGCCCAGACAACCCATCCAGACATTCCTTTGTGCAAATCAAAGTGTCGTCTAAGCTTCGGAGGCTAGTCGGACTCTCCTTGTTGGTTGTGCACCAACACTCTCTTTGTATTTCTCTCTC comes from the Vitis vinifera cultivar Pinot Noir 40024 chromosome 12, ASM3070453v1 genome and includes:
- the LOC100248888 gene encoding reticulon-like protein B17 codes for the protein MDSPPLSHQSEPRSGTKSASRPARIGEIDQGGQERPKISLDLSTLSPSKTLSPSNPLPLHELLLLSPSPLRRSRTRLTERIDMGEEPLEATGSRRRCKSRISQMGVLGCASPRNTRRPRRRVEQDVREDKDFGMAEEMGKLRKRRHSGRSRKEKLSLVPSVPSSSSSPKANEDDLSNLHRIGQLVTDLIMWKDASKSSFWFGFGSVCFLSSCFTRGISFSIFSAISQLGLLFLGLSFFSNSLYQRDNVEKRREFKLKEDDILRVARAILPATNLAISKTIQLFSGEPSMTLKVAPFFLVGAEYGHLLTVRRLCALGFFISFTIPKLYSCYSAQINTRVEYLKGWVVEAWGACSHKKIVAASAVTVFWNLSAIKTRIFAAFIALVILRYHRQQSEANMEEREAEGEEKEQQQQPQLTMVVGGGGGGGGGGGSQK
- the LOC100253895 gene encoding nicotianamine aminotransferase 1 isoform X1, coding for MENGSKKRWGFQGNQELNMAAAVTIRGVLGKVMSNLSEEDNRPVIPLGHGDPSAFPCFRTTPVAEDAIADAVRSAKFNSYAPTVGLLPARRAVAEYLSRDLPYQLSPDDIYLTIGCTQAIEIMIQVLARPGANILLPRPGFPYYEARAAADNLEVRHFDLLPEQGWEVDLEAVKALADENTVAMVIVNPGNPSGSVFTYEHLKKVAETARNLGIMVISDEVYGHLAFGSKPFVPMGVFGSIVPIVTVGSISKRWVVPGWRLGWLVTNDLNGILHKSGVVESIISCLNISSDPATFIQGAIPEILEKTKEDFFSNTISILRECADIIHDRIKGIPCITCPQKPEGSMFVMVKLNLSLLEDIDDDVEFCMKLSKEESVIVLPGVSVGMKNWLRVTFAIDPPSLEDGLGRIKAFYQRHAKKE
- the LOC100253895 gene encoding nicotianamine aminotransferase 1 isoform X2, producing the protein MLSQLAHSPLYLWPYSELGRTIPGCHALSLTSYCSNEWAVAEYLSRDLPYQLSPDDIYLTIGCTQAIEIMIQVLARPGANILLPRPGFPYYEARAAADNLEVRHFDLLPEQGWEVDLEAVKALADENTVAMVIVNPGNPSGSVFTYEHLKKVAETARNLGIMVISDEVYGHLAFGSKPFVPMGVFGSIVPIVTVGSISKRWVVPGWRLGWLVTNDLNGILHKSGVVESIISCLNISSDPATFIQGAIPEILEKTKEDFFSNTISILRECADIIHDRIKGIPCITCPQKPEGSMFVMVKLNLSLLEDIDDDVEFCMKLSKEESVIVLPGVSVGMKNWLRVTFAIDPPSLEDGLGRIKAFYQRHAKKE